In the genome of Myxococcus stipitatus, one region contains:
- a CDS encoding DNA repair ATPase produces MATDGGKGAAPANEAALEGGSYEVIRTRLLAQADVLGSKAAELNTRRKAFFGGTELAVTGNERVRTENNCVARDIVSVGKYLLFGYNVFIGLKKETSVADVFSLHRFEKTADGFDLSAVPHTEAGGFLADPRFIKDFSELYRYYKDAKLQQLRRKDARLLAVFKTGPSVRDIKVFRFTLDTEGRATYLDNQGEKDHVFPPSHDFEWTTATRENYVLGQHPHVNVLDQVFVETVKGDLTVKVENNTSSGLGIYSEPVEDANQSLDDARFAWAQVGGLILLRVLPFREKAQRYLVFNSRTQHVVRIDAIGQACIRLPEDQGIIFPGGYYLQTGDFKVFDGEATGAGMEFKKVIRSPNGEDVLYVFHQREEGRYLLFPYNLVRKEVQNPLVCNGYSLFGDGGLVVFRETSQDPTRVHPMQVWQTPFVSDEHAAATPPAPGYLGKVGNAELVRGISDALTLQRIAKTDKPNRRTYEDLVAAATRALDAYYWLGHAETSLLEPIELLRKTSELIIDEFEKVLALQKRAAESLAEAEKAQVKLLARVRPELLTTAEEFMLVLAELRQQRGHLITLKDIRYMDLGRVDALEKAVVEASDSTSSSCVEFLQKGEALQPLGGRLDELLAKLEPVQTTAELAPLGEDIEKTAQGLTVLGEVVGGLQVGDPLARARILEGISELFGRLNRVRASLAAKRKELSGREKRAEFGAQFKLLGQAIENALAQADVPEKCDEGLSRLTVQLEELEGRFGEFDEFLGQITQKREELLEAFGARKQTLVDERQRRAQSLFGAAERILQGVQRRSKAFKSDDELNAYFATDAMILKLRQLSEQLLGLQDSVRSDEVQSRLKSAKQDALRALRDKQDLFADGDSLIKLGTFRFNVNTQPLDLTLVPRDGALYLQLTGSDYAQKLEDPELLKHQALWDQHLVSETREVYRAEFLAACILADAEDNKNGLTLSALHAAVIAGTLLERVRAYAADRFDEGYERGVHDVDATALLEKLLSLHQGAGLLRFAPGPRALAALYWAFDGDEAARGLLHRRARGFARLRQTFSSGGGLNELGLALGEAVSAFFQAQRLALSPAEARLAGRYLVEELAVERPRFTTSGEAVALRDAFLAQLERQGTRTAFEDDLRGLEKDLASRLEMARAWVEAYLAQREGGAGEAGYFVLETAVLLLTERKLDREPAGALTAAEVTGLLGSHPRIIDRKLALRLDEFLARLNEFRQLRVPQYQAYRALQRDLLERERRKLRLEELTPKVLSSFVRNRLIDEVYLPLIGANLAKQLGAAGEGKRTDRMGMLLLMSPPGYGKTTLMEYVASRLGLTFVKVNGPALGHSVKSLDPAEAPNATSRQEVERINLSFEMGNNVMLYLDDIQHTDPELLQKFISLCDGQRRIEGVWNGRTRTYDLRGKKFCVVMAGNPYTETGERFRIPDMLANRADTYNLGDILDGKEHLFALSYLENALTSNVVTAPLATRDAADTHRLIRMAQGEEVPAGELKHGYAAAELQEIIAIFQRMFRVQSVLLKVNMQYIASAAQDERFRTEPAFKLQGSYRNMSKLTEKLVAAMTDAELERLIDDHYQGESQTLTTAAEQNLLKLAEMRGRLTPEKAKRWEEIKQGFARVKRMGGKEDDPVARVTGQLSGIEEQLGAVRDAVVQAATQVQQGTQSDADPTAEALPYLEALRDAVLEVARVGREVKATPPPLPPPAPVPGAAATDLTPYLKHLAQLLKALTERVSTPAPTPVVQAPAQDLGPYMDQLSRAMAALADRPVNVSAQVPAEALQRSAIAGMSPAELSRQIELVEGVLLPLERASRRAVQGEGEGIKSLQVWQNVTEALELLRSMLRR; encoded by the coding sequence ATGGCAACTGACGGTGGCAAGGGCGCGGCGCCCGCGAATGAGGCGGCGCTCGAGGGGGGCAGCTACGAGGTCATCCGGACGCGGCTGCTCGCGCAGGCGGACGTGCTGGGCTCGAAGGCGGCGGAGCTCAACACCCGGCGCAAGGCGTTCTTCGGTGGCACGGAGCTGGCCGTCACCGGCAACGAGCGCGTGCGCACGGAGAACAACTGCGTCGCGCGCGACATCGTCAGCGTCGGCAAGTACCTGCTCTTCGGCTACAACGTCTTCATCGGGTTGAAGAAGGAGACGTCTGTCGCGGACGTCTTCTCGCTGCACCGGTTCGAGAAGACGGCCGACGGGTTCGACCTGTCGGCGGTGCCGCACACGGAGGCGGGCGGCTTCCTGGCGGACCCGCGCTTCATCAAGGACTTCAGCGAGCTGTATCGCTACTACAAGGACGCGAAGCTCCAGCAGCTGCGGCGCAAGGACGCGCGCCTGCTGGCCGTCTTCAAGACGGGTCCGTCCGTGCGCGACATCAAGGTGTTCCGCTTCACCCTGGACACCGAAGGCCGCGCCACCTACCTGGACAACCAGGGCGAGAAGGACCACGTCTTCCCCCCGTCGCACGACTTCGAGTGGACGACGGCCACGCGTGAGAACTACGTGCTGGGCCAGCACCCGCACGTCAACGTGCTGGACCAGGTGTTCGTGGAGACGGTGAAGGGAGACCTCACCGTCAAGGTCGAGAACAACACGTCGTCCGGGCTGGGCATCTACAGCGAGCCGGTGGAGGACGCGAACCAGTCGCTGGATGACGCGCGCTTCGCGTGGGCCCAGGTGGGCGGCCTCATCCTCCTGCGCGTGCTGCCCTTCCGCGAGAAGGCGCAGCGCTACCTGGTGTTCAACTCGCGCACGCAGCACGTGGTGCGCATCGACGCCATCGGCCAGGCGTGCATCCGGCTCCCCGAGGACCAGGGCATCATCTTCCCGGGCGGCTACTACCTGCAGACGGGCGACTTCAAGGTCTTCGACGGCGAGGCCACCGGCGCGGGGATGGAGTTCAAGAAGGTCATCCGCTCTCCGAACGGTGAGGACGTGCTCTACGTCTTCCACCAGCGCGAGGAGGGGCGCTACCTGCTCTTCCCCTACAACCTGGTGCGCAAGGAGGTGCAGAACCCGCTGGTGTGCAACGGCTACAGCCTCTTCGGGGATGGCGGGCTGGTGGTCTTCCGCGAGACGTCGCAGGACCCCACGCGGGTCCATCCCATGCAGGTGTGGCAGACGCCCTTCGTGTCGGACGAGCACGCGGCGGCGACCCCTCCGGCCCCCGGCTACCTGGGCAAGGTGGGCAACGCGGAGCTGGTGCGCGGCATCTCCGACGCGCTGACGCTCCAGCGCATCGCGAAGACGGACAAGCCCAACCGGCGCACCTACGAGGACCTGGTCGCCGCGGCCACTCGCGCGCTGGATGCCTACTACTGGCTGGGGCACGCGGAGACGTCGCTCCTGGAGCCCATCGAACTGCTCCGGAAGACCTCCGAGCTCATCATCGACGAGTTCGAGAAGGTGCTCGCGCTCCAGAAGCGCGCCGCGGAGTCGCTGGCGGAGGCGGAGAAGGCGCAGGTGAAGCTGCTGGCGCGCGTGCGGCCGGAGCTGCTCACCACGGCCGAGGAGTTCATGCTGGTGCTGGCGGAGCTGCGCCAGCAGCGCGGCCACCTCATCACGCTCAAGGACATCCGCTACATGGACCTGGGGCGCGTGGACGCCCTGGAGAAGGCGGTCGTCGAGGCGTCCGACAGCACCAGCTCCAGCTGCGTGGAGTTCCTCCAGAAGGGCGAGGCGCTCCAGCCGCTGGGGGGCCGCCTGGATGAGCTGCTCGCGAAGCTGGAGCCGGTGCAGACCACGGCGGAGCTGGCGCCGCTGGGCGAGGACATCGAGAAGACGGCCCAGGGCCTCACCGTGCTGGGGGAAGTCGTGGGCGGGCTCCAGGTGGGCGACCCGCTGGCCCGGGCGCGCATCCTGGAGGGCATCTCCGAGCTGTTCGGTCGACTGAACCGCGTGCGCGCGAGCCTCGCGGCCAAGCGCAAGGAGCTGTCCGGCCGCGAGAAGCGCGCGGAGTTCGGCGCCCAGTTCAAGCTGCTGGGGCAGGCCATCGAGAACGCCCTGGCCCAGGCGGACGTCCCCGAGAAGTGCGACGAGGGCCTGTCGCGCCTCACCGTGCAGCTGGAGGAGCTGGAAGGGCGCTTCGGCGAGTTCGACGAGTTCCTGGGGCAGATCACCCAGAAGCGCGAGGAGCTGCTGGAGGCGTTCGGCGCTCGCAAGCAGACGCTGGTGGACGAGCGTCAGCGGCGCGCGCAGAGCCTCTTCGGCGCCGCGGAGCGCATCCTCCAGGGCGTGCAGCGCCGCTCGAAGGCGTTCAAGTCGGACGACGAGCTCAACGCGTACTTCGCCACCGACGCGATGATCCTCAAGCTGCGGCAGCTCTCCGAGCAGCTCCTGGGCCTCCAGGACAGCGTGCGCTCGGACGAGGTGCAGTCGCGGCTCAAGTCGGCGAAGCAGGACGCGCTGCGCGCCCTGCGCGACAAGCAGGACCTGTTCGCGGACGGGGACTCGCTCATCAAGCTGGGCACCTTCCGCTTCAACGTCAACACGCAGCCGCTGGACCTGACGCTGGTGCCGCGCGACGGCGCGCTCTACCTCCAGCTCACGGGCTCCGACTACGCGCAGAAGCTCGAGGACCCGGAGCTGCTCAAGCACCAGGCCCTCTGGGACCAGCACCTCGTCTCCGAGACGCGCGAGGTGTACCGCGCCGAGTTCCTGGCCGCGTGCATCCTCGCGGACGCGGAGGACAACAAGAACGGGCTGACGCTGTCCGCGCTGCATGCGGCGGTGATCGCCGGCACGCTGCTGGAGCGCGTGCGCGCGTACGCGGCGGACCGCTTCGACGAAGGCTACGAGCGCGGCGTGCACGACGTGGACGCCACGGCCCTCCTCGAGAAGCTCCTGTCGCTGCACCAGGGCGCGGGGCTCCTGCGCTTCGCTCCCGGGCCTCGGGCCTTGGCGGCGCTCTACTGGGCCTTCGACGGAGACGAGGCGGCGCGGGGACTCCTGCACCGCCGCGCGCGCGGCTTCGCCCGGCTGCGGCAGACGTTCTCCTCCGGAGGCGGGTTGAACGAGCTGGGGCTGGCGCTGGGAGAGGCCGTGAGCGCCTTCTTCCAGGCGCAGCGGCTCGCGCTGTCCCCCGCGGAGGCCCGGCTCGCCGGGCGCTACCTCGTGGAGGAGTTGGCCGTGGAGCGGCCCCGCTTCACCACGAGCGGCGAGGCGGTCGCGCTGCGCGATGCGTTCCTGGCGCAGCTGGAGCGGCAGGGGACTCGGACCGCGTTCGAGGACGACCTGCGCGGGCTGGAGAAGGACCTGGCCTCGCGGCTGGAGATGGCCCGGGCCTGGGTGGAGGCCTACCTGGCCCAGCGCGAGGGCGGCGCGGGCGAGGCCGGCTACTTCGTGCTGGAGACGGCGGTGCTGCTGCTCACCGAGCGCAAGCTGGACCGCGAGCCCGCGGGCGCGCTGACGGCGGCCGAGGTGACGGGCCTCCTGGGCAGCCACCCGCGCATCATCGACCGCAAGCTGGCGCTTCGCCTGGACGAGTTCCTGGCCCGCCTGAACGAGTTCCGCCAGCTCCGCGTGCCGCAGTACCAGGCCTACCGCGCGCTGCAGCGGGACCTGCTGGAGCGCGAGCGCCGCAAGCTGCGCCTGGAGGAGCTGACGCCGAAGGTGCTGTCGTCCTTCGTGCGCAACCGCCTCATCGACGAGGTGTACCTGCCGCTCATCGGCGCGAACCTCGCCAAGCAGCTCGGCGCCGCGGGCGAGGGCAAGCGCACGGACCGCATGGGCATGCTGCTGCTCATGTCGCCGCCGGGCTACGGCAAGACGACGCTGATGGAGTACGTGGCCAGCCGCCTGGGCCTCACCTTCGTCAAGGTGAACGGGCCGGCCCTGGGCCACTCGGTGAAGTCGCTGGACCCGGCGGAGGCGCCCAACGCCACGTCGCGGCAGGAGGTGGAGCGCATCAACCTGTCCTTCGAGATGGGCAACAACGTGATGCTCTACCTCGACGACATCCAGCACACGGACCCGGAGCTGCTCCAGAAGTTCATCTCGCTCTGCGACGGTCAGCGCCGCATCGAGGGCGTCTGGAACGGCCGCACGCGCACCTATGACCTGCGCGGGAAGAAGTTCTGCGTGGTCATGGCTGGCAATCCCTACACGGAGACCGGTGAGCGCTTCCGCATCCCGGACATGCTCGCCAACCGCGCGGACACCTACAACCTGGGTGACATCCTCGACGGGAAGGAGCACCTGTTCGCGCTGAGCTACCTGGAGAACGCGCTCACGTCGAACGTGGTGACGGCGCCGCTGGCCACGCGCGACGCGGCGGACACGCATCGCCTCATCCGCATGGCGCAAGGCGAGGAGGTCCCCGCGGGCGAGCTGAAGCACGGCTACGCGGCGGCGGAGCTCCAGGAGATCATCGCCATCTTCCAGCGGATGTTCCGGGTGCAGTCGGTGCTGCTGAAGGTCAACATGCAGTACATCGCGTCGGCGGCGCAGGATGAGCGCTTCCGCACCGAGCCCGCCTTCAAGCTCCAGGGCAGCTACCGCAACATGAGCAAGCTGACGGAGAAGCTCGTGGCGGCGATGACGGACGCGGAGCTGGAGCGCCTCATCGACGACCACTACCAGGGCGAATCCCAGACGCTCACCACCGCCGCGGAGCAGAACCTGCTCAAGCTGGCGGAGATGCGCGGCCGCCTGACGCCGGAGAAGGCGAAGCGGTGGGAGGAGATCAAGCAGGGCTTCGCGCGCGTCAAGCGCATGGGCGGCAAGGAGGACGACCCGGTGGCGCGGGTCACCGGTCAGCTCAGCGGCATCGAGGAGCAGCTCGGCGCGGTGCGGGACGCGGTGGTGCAGGCGGCCACGCAAGTCCAACAGGGGACGCAGTCCGACGCGGACCCCACGGCCGAGGCCCTGCCGTACCTGGAGGCGCTGCGCGACGCGGTGCTCGAGGTGGCCCGGGTGGGGCGCGAGGTGAAGGCCACGCCGCCTCCGCTGCCGCCTCCGGCTCCGGTGCCGGGCGCCGCCGCCACGGACCTGACGCCGTACCTCAAGCACCTGGCCCAGCTGCTCAAGGCGCTGACGGAGCGGGTGAGCACGCCGGCTCCGACGCCCGTCGTGCAGGCTCCCGCGCAGGACCTGGGCCCGTACATGGACCAGCTCTCGCGGGCGATGGCCGCGCTCGCGGACCGTCCCGTGAATGTCTCCGCGCAGGTTCCCGCGGAGGCCCTCCAGCGCAGCGCCATCGCGGGGATGTCTCCCGCGGAGCTGAGCCGGCAGATCGAGCTGGTGGAAGGGGTGCTGCTGCCGCTGGAGCGGGCCTCCCGCCGCGCCGTGCAGGGCGAAGGCGAGGGCATCAAGTCGCTCCAGGTCTGGCAGAACGTGACCGAGGCGCTGGAGCTCCTTCGCTCCATGCTGCGTCGGTAG
- a CDS encoding 2OG-Fe(II) oxygenase has product MPPYITHRQALPAGDLETLRVALLGSRFVARSPLMGTFQGSRGFAFIFTQEGRATLEERFPFLRAYLAQVLDPHGARGLRPWWRRLPGGTRPEVVPNAFYLNLLLLEPGMSVGRHIDATLQGPSGVPGATPHHVSVLYLQVPRDARGGALRLSQDHQLLGEVQPSPGLLVHFQGHLQHEVLPFLSAEDGAQRASLVCEQYVFPPEALARLPTFRIQSKAGFAAYLDSQRG; this is encoded by the coding sequence GTGCCCCCGTATATCACTCACCGCCAGGCGTTGCCCGCAGGCGACCTCGAGACGCTCCGCGTCGCGTTGCTCGGCTCACGCTTCGTGGCCCGCAGCCCCCTGATGGGGACATTTCAAGGCAGTCGAGGGTTCGCTTTCATCTTCACACAAGAAGGAAGGGCCACCCTCGAGGAGCGCTTCCCCTTCCTGCGCGCCTACCTCGCCCAGGTCCTGGACCCGCACGGCGCGCGAGGGCTGCGCCCCTGGTGGCGGCGGCTCCCGGGCGGCACACGCCCGGAGGTGGTGCCCAACGCCTTCTATTTGAACCTGCTCCTGCTCGAGCCGGGGATGAGCGTGGGGCGCCACATCGACGCCACCCTCCAGGGTCCCAGCGGCGTCCCTGGCGCCACGCCTCACCACGTCAGCGTGCTCTATCTCCAGGTGCCCCGGGACGCGCGCGGCGGGGCGCTGCGGCTCTCCCAGGACCACCAGCTCCTGGGCGAGGTGCAACCCAGTCCTGGACTGTTGGTGCACTTCCAGGGGCACCTCCAGCATGAGGTGCTCCCCTTCCTGAGCGCGGAGGACGGTGCCCAGCGCGCGAGCCTCGTGTGCGAGCAGTATGTGTTTCCTCCCGAGGCGCTCGCGCGATTGCCTACCTTTCGCATCCAGTCCAAGGCAGGCTTCGCGGCCTACCTGGACTCTCAGCGTGGGTAG
- a CDS encoding methyltransferase, translating into MSQMVYGFWVSRALHVMAELGIADIIGDVPKTVEELAKATGAHAPALRRLLRLLSGVGVLVKDEQTQGFGLTELGMMVRKDSPGSVYWLLMSQGHHLSWKAWGELKFSVQSGQPTLEKIMGDSFFGYLSKHPEEGALFNESMAAYQNLNAPAVVAAYDFSKARSVMDLGGGTGTLLAHILQAHPGMKGALFELPHVHDGAVARMAELGLGSRTKVVAGDFFETIPSGHDLYILSQILHDWDDERCVQLLTNVRAAMGPDSKLLIVETVLPGDNQPHFGNLYDVAMMVLVGGRERTGPEYTALVEKAGLRVNRVSPTTMPPSVVEVVPA; encoded by the coding sequence ATGAGCCAGATGGTCTACGGGTTCTGGGTCTCCCGCGCCCTGCATGTGATGGCGGAGCTGGGCATCGCCGACATCATCGGCGATGTGCCGAAGACGGTGGAAGAGCTCGCGAAGGCGACGGGGGCGCACGCTCCGGCCTTGCGGCGCCTCTTGCGTCTGTTGTCTGGGGTCGGGGTGCTCGTCAAGGATGAGCAGACGCAAGGCTTCGGGCTGACGGAGCTGGGCATGATGGTGCGCAAGGACAGCCCAGGCTCGGTGTACTGGCTGTTGATGTCCCAGGGGCATCACCTGTCGTGGAAGGCCTGGGGGGAGCTGAAGTTCTCGGTGCAGTCGGGCCAGCCGACGCTCGAGAAGATCATGGGGGACTCCTTCTTCGGCTACCTGTCCAAGCACCCGGAGGAGGGGGCGCTCTTCAACGAGAGCATGGCGGCGTACCAGAACCTCAACGCGCCCGCGGTGGTGGCGGCCTATGACTTCTCCAAGGCGAGGTCGGTGATGGACCTGGGCGGCGGGACGGGCACGCTCCTGGCGCACATCCTCCAGGCCCACCCTGGCATGAAGGGCGCGCTCTTCGAGCTGCCGCACGTCCATGACGGGGCCGTGGCGCGGATGGCGGAGCTGGGGCTGGGCTCGCGGACCAAGGTGGTGGCGGGGGACTTCTTCGAGACGATTCCCTCGGGCCACGACCTCTACATCCTCTCGCAGATCCTCCACGACTGGGACGATGAGCGCTGCGTGCAGCTGCTCACCAACGTGCGCGCCGCGATGGGCCCGGACTCCAAGCTGCTCATCGTGGAGACGGTGCTGCCGGGCGACAACCAGCCGCACTTCGGGAACCTGTACGACGTGGCCATGATGGTGCTGGTGGGCGGCCGCGAGCGCACGGGGCCCGAGTACACCGCGCTGGTGGAGAAGGCGGGCTTGCGTGTGAATCGCGTGTCGCCGACCACCATGCCGCCGAGCGTGGTGGAAGTCGTCCCCGCCTGA